A region from the Triticum urartu cultivar G1812 chromosome 1, Tu2.1, whole genome shotgun sequence genome encodes:
- the LOC125551446 gene encoding serine/threonine protein phosphatase 2A 57 kDa regulatory subunit B' kappa isoform-like — MWKQFLGKLSGKSPKSGGGGGWGSPPPKSPTSYDVNGRQWDSMRASPPLAAIAGAEGETREDVFLRKLNVCCVLFDFSNDRGRDSPERERKRQVLMSLVDCLGTAEEPLTEAMVSACVRMFAINLFRVFPPKVRPGTGAAAEADEDDPFFDPSWYHLQVVYELLLRFVTSPVVDVKVARKYMDNSFISRLLDLLDSDDPRERDCLKTVLHRIYGKFMGNRPFIRKAVSNIFYRFVSDADRHNGIAELLEVFGSVISGFAKPLKEEHKLFLWKALIPLHKPKTVGMYLPQLTYCITQFIDKEPKLSGTVIRGLLKYWPVTNSQKEMMFLGELEEVLELTEMPEFQKCMVPLFRRVAHCLNSSHFQVAERALFLWNNEHLFGLISQNHQVILPIIYPALERNARLHWNQSVLNVTMNVRKMFFDMDQKLLLACQKNFQEEEEKQAATEERRRLIWEHLEKNAAFHPVTRDISFAAFPKPAPLVAPTMT, encoded by the exons ATGTGGAAGCAGTTCCTTGGTAAGCTCTCGGGGAAGTCGCCGAAATCCGGCGGAGGCGGGGGCTGGGGATCTCCGCCGCCCAAGTCCCCAACGTCGTATGACGTGAATGGGAGGCAGTGGGACTCGATGCGGGCGTCTCCTCCGCTCGCGGCTATCGCCGGAGCGGAGGGGGAGACAAGGGAGGACGTGTTCCTCCGGAAGCTGAACGTCTGCTGCGTGTTGTTCGACTTCTCCAACGACCGGGGCCGGGACTCTCCGGAGAGGGAGAGAAAGCGGCAGGTGCTCATGTCTCTCGTCGACTGCCTTGGCACGGCGGAGGAGCCCCTCACGGAGGCGATGGTCTCGGCCTGTGTGCGTATGTTTGCCATCAACCTGTTCAGGGTCTTCCCGCCCAAGGTCCGGCCAGGCACCGGGGCAGCTGCCGAGGCTGACGAGGACGATCCGTTCTTTGACCCCTCATGGTACCACTTACAGGTCGTATACGAGCTGCTCCTCCGGTTCGTCACCTCTCCTGTCGTTGATGTGAAGGTGGCTCGCAAGTACATGGACAATTCCTTCATCTCCAGGCTGCTTGATTTGTTAGATTCTGATGATCCTAGAGAAAGGGATTGCCTGAAGACAGTATTGCATAGGATATATGGAAAATTCATGGGTAATCGGCCCTTCATCCGCAAGGCTGTGAGTAATATCTTCTATAGGTTTGTATCCGACGCTGATCGTCACAATGGGATTGCCGAACTCTTGGAGGTGTTTGGGAGTGTGATTAGTGGGTTTGCGAAACCACTGAAGGAGGAGCATAAGTTATTTCTGTGGAAGGCATTGATTCCTCTTCATAAACCGAAGACAGTGGGCATGTATCTGCCGCAGTTGACATACTGCATTACACAGTTTATTGACAAGGAACCAAAGCTCTCAGGGACTGTGATCAGAGGCCTGTTGAAGTACTGGCCAGTGACGAACAGTCAGAAGGAGATGATGTTCTTGGGGGAGTTGGAGGAGGTGCTGGAATTGACAGAAATGCCTGAATTCCAGAAGTGCATGGTCCCATTGTTTCGGAGGGTTGCACACTGCTTGAATAGCTCTCATTTTCAG GTTGCTGAAAGAGCCTTATTCCTGTGGAACAATGAGCACTTGTTCGGTTTGATCTCTCAAAACCACCAAGTTATCTTGCCAATCATATATCCAGCTCTCGAAAGGAATGCTCGTTTGCATTGGAACCAATCGGTTCTGAATGTTACAATGAatgtcaggaaaatgttctttgaCATGGATCAGAAGCTGCTGTTGGCTTGTCAGAAAAATTTCCAAGAGGAGGAAGAGAAGCAAGCCGCAACTGAGGAGCGGAGAAGGCTTATATGGGAGCACCTTGAGAAGAATGCCGCATTCCATCCAGTAACCAGAGACATCAGCTTTGCTGCTTTTCCTAAACCCGCTCCTCTGGTAGCTCCAACTATGACATAA